A stretch of DNA from Anopheles nili chromosome 2, idAnoNiliSN_F5_01, whole genome shotgun sequence:
TGTATTTTTGTATGCCTTTCAAAATGCTAAGAAAAAATcagttgtttattttatatctTCGAACATCGTACAGTCGTCGTACTTTGTACAATATTCTGTAAACGTTTAGTTCCTTGTTCGCACATATCAAGGCAGCTTCGCATTTGTTTGCCTAATAGTTAATGTTTGTCATCGAGCTTTTTTACATCAGTCGACCTGAATGTTATGTATAATTTATCGTTTGCTTGCGTTTATCAAACCGTGATATGCAGTATCGTTGTTGTAGCCTAGTGTTTTTTACGAACTAGGCTCTGGCTGCCAGAGATGAGCTAGGTCTCACCCATTCCATTAATAAGGATAAGGTTGCAATGTTCTCTAAACCGGTAGCCGGTCCTTTCCGGCTTGAATGGCGgtggcaaaaatgaaaacgaacgaatacATTCCAAAAGTACTTCGCGCAAAATAGCTTCAGCTGATGGATGCAAAATTGGAAGACTATTTTATAAATAGAATTTTAGATCAATGGTAATGAGATCAAAGAGACATTCTAGAACGTGAAATCTCTAAATAATGCTGTGCCTACAAGTAAATCAATTATTATACCACATTAACTACACGAAATGAAAGCTACCGCTCGCTAGACATTTAACATGCACGAAAAGAATGAGAAAAGAAGATGGTGCGAGGCATGCATGTTACGTTTACTTGTAATCTTTCTCCACTGTGTGAAATGGATCGGTGCAGGTCGGAATCCGAAAATCACCAAAAAGGAatcgaaatcaaaaccaaataCACCTACAACATACTACATTAGCGAAGAACAATAACTTAGATCCTAAACAAATGTTACATTGCACAAATCGCAAATGAAAAAGGTAGCCATTGTTAAGAAACTACTTACCTACAGCGAAAAAAGAATATTCCCTAGGGAAGGGGTGGAACTGTTTTAAAAAGATACTCCATCATAGGTAACCATAGCAATAGACTTGTGACTTGAAAATGAGCTCAATTGGTGAATAAGCAAGAACCACAGCTTGAAGCTAGATTCAATCTTGACGCAGGTAGAAGCCTTAAGAAACCATCGATATTGAAGGTTCTTTTCGCACGCTAATGCATCCGGCTTTTCAATCTGTTCACAAGGTTTTATGCGGTTACGCCGATCCCACTATGTTTGTGAAATTCTAAATTAATCCAACAGTTAAAAAACAGGCATCTAAATGCATACAAAATGCATTGCATCTTGTAGCAAACGCAGCAGAAACGAAACGCACATTAAGCCGCAGCGTAGGTACGCTGTTATTGAACCTATTTTTAAACCACAATCCGAGCCCTATTAAAACGGAATAGCCGTACAGCCTAGGAAGCGCCTTTGGACTGTTGATCGCGATACTCGAGCTAATCCAACGAATCAACAAATCCGTTGGATTCGGATACGTCGGATGGATATGGATAGCCGGTGGGAGGGGTGAACCAGTATCAGGATTTGCTTTACGAAATGGTATGCCTACAATAATGGCTTCATCGCTTACCAAAATTGGAAGCAAGATTGCGGGGCTTTAATAGGAAAAAGACTGTTTGAAATTGAGTGAAATGATGTGGGTCGTGGAAAGCGTAAAAAGGGGATATACGTCCCAGGAAaatgctatttttgttttatcgataTCTCAGACTTATGCGCGTGTACCTTATCGTTAAACCACCACCTACCGTTACGTATCGCACGAGGCGGCAAACAGTAGCTTTACATATGTATTAAAATTTCAGTAATCTcgatcgtcgtcatcgtggCGTTGTCCGTTGAGCTAGATTCGAAACGCAGTAGAGGGCGATCTTGTTGTTATGCACATGGCAATGCTCTACCGCATATGCTTGCGAGTGCATATGTTTTGGTAGCAGTAGAAAAGGTTCTGTTCTTCAAAACGCGACATAAGACAGTGTGGCGTCCGAGGGACATCTTTCCCGGTACATGGAAAAGAGATCCCGTATAGATTCGTTTAGTATTTTACGCTACGttcgtttcaatttccatcAACATCATTTATGCCCTGCCATTCTTTGGTTGCTTTGGTTgcaatcgaaaataaaaagaaagagatacatagatgtgtgtttgtgtgcagaTTAGGCgggagtttgaaaaaaaacggtgttTTGAAAAAGAGAAGTATGCAAAAGTGCAATATCCTTATATTGCAGGTTGATATCGCACTTGATGAAGTTctggcagacaaaaaaaacaaagcgcaTAACaataaagtaaattaaaaagacaaaaaaatgtgtttaatttgGTAGCTTTGCTGCTTCCTTAGATCCTGTTTAAGTTTTGTGAAACAAGGTTATCCTGCAGACATTTTGAAAAACACAAGTTCATTTAAACCCCTTGAATGAAACAGAATACAAAGGATTTCTAACCAGCATGGGATGGAGATATGCCACCGTTTCTTCTGAACCATGCAGTTGCTCCTAGTATTTGCGAATGCGTTCAATTTAAGATGCCTACAATTGAATTAATCCACGAGATCGTTCGGACGGCAAGATTAGATGTCGGGCGCGGAAACAAATTAACCGGAAATGCTCGGGAGAAGCGAATATGGAATCATTCGTAGTATAGAATCATTGAAGTCGTAGACACAACCCCTTATCCCCAATCCCAGATATTAAACTGCATTTGGTTCTGTTTGGTCGAGCATCATTTAATGATCATACGGTACATATTGGATGGTGTGTCTGTACAAGGCGTGTACAAAGCGGAACCAATGCACAGCGGAACCGGCGCAAAACAGAAACAGTAACGATAATATACATATGACGCTTCCGAGCAAGCCGGAGAAGGTGTTTAGGTGGTGCCATGGGGCGTGTGTGAATGTTGCAATAAATTAACCAAGCCCACTCGGCCACAGTTGGCACAGGTGGCGTGCTGGTGTTTACAGGTAGGTTCGCTTAGTTCTTGAGCGAGGCAATGAACGGTTCCAGCAGGAAGATCAGCTCGACCTGGCCTTCCACGTCCAGCTTGTCCTGGGCGAGGGCTTCCTTCGCCGGCATGGCACCGGTGCCGAGGGCGAACATGATGTCATCCTCCATGGTGAGGGTAGCCTCAGCCGCGCCGTCACCTTCCGTCAGCTTGACGGCCTTCAGATCCAGGACCCAGGTCTTGACGACCTTGCCGTTCTGCTGGATGCGGAACTTGTAGATCTGCTGCACCTGGCGGTTGTTGGGGTCGATCGACTCCAGGCGCTTGGCGATGCGCTGGAAGACGGGGTCGGACTTGAGGGCCATTGCTGAAGGTGTTGCGTTAGGTTGGCTGCATCCACGTTGCATCCGTCGAGAGcatggagaagaagaagaagaagaaaatacgcacacacactcacttaGTCCACCATTCGGGCAACTCCTCAGGATCACCTCGCTAAGCACTTTCACACTTCTGCCCTCGCGATCCCTACTTACCGGTAAACGACGATGGACGCTAGGCGATGGACAGTACCAAACTGATGGGATCTGCACGGTCGGGCGTTCCTATTTAAACACAGCCCATCGCAACCTG
This window harbors:
- the LOC128731037 gene encoding uncharacterized protein LOC128731037, whose product is MALKSDPVFQRIAKRLESIDPNNRQVQQIYKFRIQQNGKVVKTWVLDLKAVKLTEGDGAAEATLTMEDDIMFALGTGAMPAKEALAQDKLDVEGQVELIFLLEPFIASLKN